The following nucleotide sequence is from Acidimicrobiales bacterium.
AACCAGGTCCGGGTTGGTGAAGTCGGTACTGACGTCCGTGCCCGTGTCGAGCTGCATCTTCCATTTGATCAGGCCGTAGGCGTCGTCCTGCCACACGAGCACCGTCATCGGAAGGCGCTCCCGAACGGCGGTCTCGAGCTCTTGGGAGTTCATGAGGAATGCCCCGTCCCCGACGGCGGCGAGCACCCGGCGGTCAGGAAAGGCCAGCTTGGCGGCGACGGCGCCAGGCAGGGCGAATCCCATGGTGGACAGCCCGTTGGAGAAGAGGCAGGTGTTGGGCTCGTAGGTCGGATAGAGGCGGGCCATCCACATCTTCACCGCCCCGGTGTCGGCGAGCACGATGTCTCCTCGGCCCATCGCGGCGCGGATGTCGGCGACCAGCCGCTGCGGTTTCACAGGAAAGGACGCGTCTGACCCGGCCTCCAGCTCGCTGGCCAGTAGCGCCCGTATCTTCTCGTCGGCCGTGGCCACGGCGAAGCGATGGGAGGTCGCCGTTGCCAGTGCGTCCAGTGTCCGTCCCAGCTCGGCCTGGATGCCTACGTCCACCGTGTAGTGGCTGTCCACCTCGGCCGGGAACCGGCTGATGTGGATGATCCGCTTGTCGGCTTGGGGGTTGATCCGGGCGGGATCGAACTCCTGAAGCTCGTAGCCCACACAGACGATGACGTCCGCCTGATCAAAGCCGAAGTTCACGTAGTCGTGGGCCATGAAGCCCACCGCACCGAGGGCATTCGGGTGGTCGTCGGGGAACACGCCTTTGCCGTGGAAGGTCGTGGCGACGGGGAGGCCCAGCTCGGTCGCGAAGCCCATGAGGGCTTCTGAGGCGCCGGCGCGAGCCGCCCCGTGGCCGGCCAGCACGATGGGGGAGACGGCGTGGTCCAGCACATCGGCGGCCCGGCGGATCTGCGAT
It contains:
- a CDS encoding acetolactate synthase large subunit, whose protein sequence is MATAAELMVRCLEHEGVSCVFGIPGEENIHFTEAIARSSLRYVLVRHEQAAAFMAEIHGRLTGAAGVCSATLGPGAINMLLGVADATTNSSPLVALSAQVGLNRIYKESHQSVDLVSMYAPVTKWASTVLTGEAIPEMFRKAFKLAQAERPGAVYLAVPEDIEAASVIPDLSPLELNVPRPDEPSPSQIRRAADVLDHAVSPIVLAGHGAARAGASEALMGFATELGLPVATTFHGKGVFPDDHPNALGAVGFMAHDYVNFGFDQADVIVCVGYELQEFDPARINPQADKRIIHISRFPAEVDSHYTVDVGIQAELGRTLDALATATSHRFAVATADEKIRALLASELEAGSDASFPVKPQRLVADIRAAMGRGDIVLADTGAVKMWMARLYPTYEPNTCLFSNGLSTMGFALPGAVAAKLAFPDRRVLAAVGDGAFLMNSQELETAVRERLPMTVLVWQDDAYGLIKWKMQLDTGTDVSTDFTNPDLVAYAESFGARGYAIRSAQALLPTLREALDSDTVSVISCPVDYRENLRLTSMLGELTGPF